From Saimiri boliviensis isolate mSaiBol1 chromosome 9, mSaiBol1.pri, whole genome shotgun sequence, a single genomic window includes:
- the MYL9 gene encoding myosin regulatory light polypeptide 9 codes for MSSKRAKAKTTKKRPQRATSNVFAMFDQSQIQEFKEAFNMIDQNRDGFIDKEDLHDMLASLGKNPTDEYLEGMMSEAPGPINFTMFLTMFGEKLNGTDPEDVIRNAFACFDEEASGFIHEDHLRELLTTMGDRFTDEEVDEMYREAPIDKKGNFNYVEFTRILKHGAKDKDD; via the exons ATGTCCAGCAAGCGGGCCAAAGCCAAGACCACCAAGAAGCGGCCACAGCGGGCCACATCCAATGTCTTTGCAATGTTTGACCAGTCCCAGATCCAGGAGTTTAAGGAGGCTTTCAACATGATCGACCAGAACCGTGATGGCTTCATTGACAAGGAGGACCTGCACGACATGCTGGCCTCGCTGG GGAAGAACCCGACAGACGAATACCTGGAGGGCATGATGAGCGAGGCCCCAGGGCCCATCAACTTCACCATGTTCCTCACCATGTTTGGGGAGAAGCTCAACGGCACGGACCCCGAGGACGTGATCCGCAATGCCTTTGCCTGCTTCGACGAGGAAGCCTCAG gTTTCATCCATGAGGACCACCTCCGGGAGCTGCTGACCACCATGGGTGATcgcttcacagatgaggaagtggaCGAGATGTACCGGGAGGCACCCATTGACAAGAAAGGCAACTTCAACTATGTGGAGTTCACCCGCATCCTCAAACATGGTGCCAAAGACAAAGACGACTAG